A single genomic interval of Carassius gibelio isolate Cgi1373 ecotype wild population from Czech Republic chromosome A22, carGib1.2-hapl.c, whole genome shotgun sequence harbors:
- the LOC127943014 gene encoding transcription factor Sp8-like, which translates to MATSLLGEEPRVGSTPLAMLAATCNKIGSSSPSSDSGSFGKGGFHPWRRAAPSSCSLSPYGAQRNDSFSANSSFSLTGNNASTSPFGNDYPVFQTSVANSSQDASAQSVFISKVDTLQGIYPRMSVAHPYETWFKSAHGGISAGDVSAGGGSSWWDVGTGWIDVQNANGAALQSSLHSPLGGYNSEYSSLTHSAFSASPSPHLLTGGQHLMDGFKPVLSATYPETSPGPNGARYR; encoded by the exons ATGGCAACTTCACTTCTTGGG GAGGAACCGAGGGTTGGATCCACTCCATTGGCCATGTTAGCAGCGACCTGTAACAAAATCGGGAGCTCGAGTCCCTCGTCGGACAGCGGCTCGTTTGGGAAAGGAGGATTTCACCCGTGGAGACGCGCAGCGCCCAGCAGCTGTTCTCTCTCTCCGTACGGCGCGCAGCGCAACGACTCGTTCAGTGCCAACAGCTCGTTCTCATTAACGGGCAACAACGCCTCCACCAGCCCGTTTGGAAACGATTATCCCGTGTTTCAAACTTCAGTGGCCAACAGTTCTCAGGACGCGAGCGCGCAGTCGGTGTTCATCTCCAAAGTGGACACTCTGCAGGGGATTTACCCGCGGATGAGCGTCGCGCACCCGTATGAGACGTGGTTCAAATCCGCGCACGGTGGCATCTCCGCCGGGGACGTGAGCGCCGGTGGCGGCTCCTCCTGGTGGGATGTGGGCACCGGTTGGATTGATGTTCAAAACGCGAACGGCGCCGCGCTCCAGAGCTCTTTGCATTCACCCTTGGGTGGATATAACTCAGAGTATTCCTCCCTCACTCACTCCGCGTTCAGCGCCAGTCCGTCTCCGCATCTCCTCACAGGAGGCCAGCACCTGATGGACGGATTCAAACCGGTTTTATCTGCCACGTACCCAGAAACCAGCCCAGGTCCTAACGGCGCA